A single Callithrix jacchus isolate 240 chromosome 4, calJac240_pri, whole genome shotgun sequence DNA region contains:
- the LOC100387460 gene encoding eukaryotic translation initiation factor 2 subunit 3, whose translation MAGGEAGVTLGQPHLSRQDLTTLDVTKLTPLSHEVISRQATINIGTIGHVAHGKSTVVKAISGVHTVRFKNELERNITIKLGYANAKIYKLDDPSCPRPECYRSCGSSTPDEFPTDIPGTKGNFKLVRHVSFVDCPGHDILMATMLNGAAVMDAALLLIAGNESCPQPQTSEHLAAIEIMKLKHILILQNKIDLVKESQAKEQYEQILAFVQGTVAEGAPIIPISAQLKYNIEVVCEYIVKKIPVPPRDFTSEPRLIVIRSFDVNKPGCEVDDLKGGVAGGSILKGVLKVGQEIEVRPGIVSKDSEGKLMCKPIFSKIVSLFAEHNDLQYAAPGGLIGVGTKIDPTLCRADRMVGQVLGAVGALPEIFTELEISYFLLRRLLGVRTEGDKKAAKVQKLSKNEVLMVNIGSLSTGGRVSAVKADLGKIVLTNPVCTEVGEKIALSRRVEKHWRLIGWGQIRRGVTIKPTVDDD comes from the coding sequence ATGGCGGGAGGAGAAGCTGGAGTGACTCTGGGGCAGCCGCATCTTTCGCGCCAGGATCTCACCACCTTGGATGTTACGAAGTTGACGCCACTTTCACACGAAGTTATCAGTAGACAAGCCACAATTAATATAGGTACAATTGGTCATGTAGCTCATGGGAAATCCACAGTTGTCAAAGCTATTTCTGGAGTTCACACAGTCAGGTTCAAAAATGAACTAGAAAGAAATATTACAATCAAGCTTGGATATGCTAATGCTAAGATTTATAAACTTGATGACCCAAGTTGCCCTCGGCCAGAATGTTATAGATCTTGTGGGAGCAGTACACCTGATGAGTTTCCTACAGACATTCCGGGGACCAAAGGGAACTTCAAATTAGTCAGACATGTTTCCTTTGTTGACTGTCCTGGACACGATATTTTGATGGCTACTATGCTGAATGGTGCAGCAGTGATGGATGCAGCTCTTCTGCTGATAGCTGGTAATGAATCTTGCCCTCAGCCGCAGACATCTGAACACCTAGCTGCTATAGAGATCATGAAACTGAAGCATATTTtgattctacaaaataaaattgatttggtAAAAGAAAGTCAGGCGAAAGAACAATATGAGCAGATCCTTGCTTTTGTCCAAGGTACAGTAGCAGAGGGAGCTCCCATTATTCCAATTTCTGCTCAGCTGAAATACAATATTGAAGTtgtttgtgagtacatagtaaaGAAAATTCCCGTACCCCCAAGAGACTTTACTTCAGAGCCCCGCCTTATTGTTATTAGATCTTTTGATGTCAACAAACCTGGCTGTGAAGTTGATGACCTTAAGGGAGGTGTAGCTGGTGGTAGTATCCTAAAAGGAGTATTAAAGGTGGGCCAGGAGATAGAAGTAAGACCTGGTATTGTTTCCAAGGATAGTGAAGGAAAACTCATGTGTAAACCAATCTTTTCCAAAATTGTATCGCTTTTTGCGGAGCATAATGATCTGCAATATGCTGCTCCGGGTGGTCTTATTGGAGTTGGAACAAAAATTGACCCCACCTTGTGCCGGGCTGACAGAATGGTGGGGCAAGTACTTGGTGCAGTTGGAGCCTTACCTGAGatattcacagaattggaaatttCCTATTTCCTGCTTAGACGGCTTCTAGGTGTACGCACTGAAGGAGACAAGAAGGCAGCAAAGGTGCAAAAGCTGTCTAAGAATGAAGTGCTCATGGTGAACATAGGGTCCCTGTCGACAGGAGGGAGAGTTAGTGCTGTCAAGgccgatttgggtaaaattgttTTGACCAATCCAGTGTGCACAGAGGTAGGAGAAAAGATTGCCCTTAGTCGAAGAGTTGAAAAACACTGGCGTTTAATTGGTTGGGGTCAGATAAGAAGAGGAGTGACGATCAAGCCAACAGTAGATGATGACTGA